The Phoenix dactylifera cultivar Barhee BC4 chromosome 17, palm_55x_up_171113_PBpolish2nd_filt_p, whole genome shotgun sequence genome contains a region encoding:
- the LOC103695932 gene encoding uncharacterized membrane protein At1g75140-like gives MAAAAASAVKGYAFLLLLLLLLLSLIFSSAGEAEAPLPSLLDRQEAQLHRLETLVESLSKTVSALESSLSACSSLRSDHPLPPNLEPLPSLVSLPPPSPSPAADRSPGVTVTKHKPLWSERFQFAAAVRLEASTTAATVLPYEDHDGLSKYFAVGDTRGRIYVFSSAGDVLIEIPSLSDSPVTSMLCYLSSPRNESLLFTGHADGSIAAHHLWLSAANGDDWLTLSLGSSRPFVRAPRELDAPPVLGLEMYQIGRTRYVLATDGGGRIRVFTENGTLYGTAVASSRPLAFMKQRLLFLTETGAGSLDLRSMVVKETECEGLNGSVPKAYSFDSWERSKAYGFTAGGDLVHVILLGDGANLKCRVRAMRRLEIDGPVSIQTIKGYLLAASLDKVFVYNISSQYFGRVGAPRPLFFASIHEIKSLFLNSDAKADGSSAGKPLIAADREKLVVLGFGDGCIGIYRPNFPVFKVETNAVVWSGPALLFLLFLIGIWQFYVKKKDSLGWVPEESFNASGTAASSLLGPGAGDRGYVDGSRAGDLRELRGGALRGPPRRYVSPPSRYPGGTGIPYRPHSTDPNFRGPAELKFRGQNIEPTGFAKRRESLFSNTPVADDHVN, from the coding sequence ATGgcagccgccgccgcctccgctgTCAAAGGCTAcgcctttctcctcctcctcctcctcctcctcctctccctcatCTTCTCCTCCGCTGGAGAAGCGGAGGCGCCGCTTCCCTCCCTCCTCGATCGCCAGGAGGCCCAGCTCCACCGCCTCGAAACCCTCGTTGAATCCCTCTCCAAGACCGTCTCCGCCCTGGAGTCCTCCCTCTCCGCCTGCTCCTCCCTGCGATCCGACCATCCCCTTCCTCCCAATTTGGAGCCCCTCCCCTCTCTCGTCTCCCTGCCGCCGCCTTCGCCTTCGCCTGCCGCCGACCGGTCCCCTGGGGTCACCGTCACCAAGCACAAGCCCTTGTGGTCCGAGAGGTTTCAGTTCGCCGCCGCCGTGCGGCTGGAAGCCTCCACCACCGCCGCCACAGTACTCCCTTACGAGGACCACGACGGCCTGAGCAAGTACTTCGCCGTGGGCGACACCCGGGGCCGGATCTACGTCTTCTCCTCCGCCGGAGACGTCCTTATCGAGATCCCCTCCCTCTCCGACTCCCCGGTCACCTCCATGCTCTGCTACCTCTCCTCCCCCCGCAACGAGAGCCTCCTCTTCACCGGCCACGCCGACGGCTCCATCGCCGCCCACCACCTCTGGCTGTCCGCCGCCAACGGGGACGACTGGCTTACCCTCTCCCTCGGCAGCTCCCGGCCGTTCGTCCGTGCCCCGCGCGAGCTCGACGCCCCGCCGGTGCTCGGCCTCGAGATGTATCAGATTGGCCGGACGCGGTACGTCCTCGCGACCGACGGCGGCGGGAGGATCAGGGTCTTCACAGAGAATGGCACTCTCTATGGCACGGCCGTTGCCTCCAGCCGGCCTCTTGCCTTCATGAAGCAGAGGCTTCTCTTCTTGACTGAGACCGGCGCCGGGTCTCTCGACTTGCGGTCGATGGTGGTGAAAGAAACGGAATGCGAAGGGCTCAATGGGTCGGTCCCGAAAGCCTACTCCTTTGATTCGTGGGAGAGGTCCAAGGCATATGGTTTCACCGCCGGAGGTGACCTCGTTCATGTCATTCTTCTGGGGGATGGTGCCAACCTCAAGTGCCGGGTTCGGGCGATGAGGAGGTTGGAGATCGATGGTCCCGTTTCCATTCAAACTATCAAAGGCTATCTCCTTGCTGCGAGCCTTGACAAGGTCTTCGTCTACAATATCTCCTCGCAGTATTTCGGCAGGGTCGGAGCTCCTCGGCCGCTCTTCTTTGCCTCCATCCATGAAATCAAGTCACTGTTCCTGAATTCTGATGCTAAGGCCGATGGGTCTTCGGCTGGAAAGCCTCTGATCGCTGCTGACCGTGAAAAGCTTGTGGTCTTGGGCTTTGGCGATGGGTGCATTGGGATATACCGGCCGAATTTCCCGGTGTTCAAGGTGGAGACTAATGCTGTGGTGTGGAGTGGCCCTGCTCTGCtgttcctcttgttcctcattggTATATGGCAGTTCTATGTGAAGAAGAAGGACTCTTTGGGGTGGGTGCCCGAGGAGTCCTTCAATGCCTCAGGCACAGCAGCAAGTAGCCTTCTGGGTCCTGGGGCTGGTGACAGAGGTTATGTAGATGGTTCGAGAGCTGGCGATCTTAGGGAGCTGAGAGGAGGTGCGCTAAGAGGGCCTCCTCGAAGGTACGTGTCTCCCCCTTCTCGATATCCCGGAGGAACTGGGATTCCATATAGGCCTCATTCCACCGACCCTAATTTTAGAGGACCCGCAGAACTGAAATTTAGAGGGCAGAATATAGAACCCACAGGTTTTGCCAAAAGAAGAGAGTCATTGTTTTCGAACACTCCCGTTGCAGATGATCATGTCAATTGA
- the LOC103695933 gene encoding acyl-CoA-binding protein, producing MGLKEEFEEYAEKAKTLPENITNENKLILYGLYKQATVGPVNTSRPGIFNMKDRAKWDAWKAVEGKSKEEAMSDYITKVKQLQEEAAASS from the exons GAAGAATTTGAAGAATATGCTGAGAAAGCTAAAACTCTCCCTGAAAATATTACCAATGAGAACAAATTAATCCTGTATGGGCTTTACAAGCAAGCAACTGTTGGACCAGTGAATACCA GCCGACCTGGCATTTTTAATATGAAGGATAGGGCCAAGTGGGATGCTTGGAAGGCTGTCGAAG GGAAATCAAAGGAGGAAGCCATGAGTGACTACATCACCAAGGTGAAGCAATTGCAGGAAGAGGCTGCTGCCTCTTCCTGA